Proteins from a single region of Corynebacterium pseudogenitalium:
- a CDS encoding FAD-binding and (Fe-S)-binding domain-containing protein — protein MNTTPHAIRAKLRKDMPTRAAYSSDASLFRRVPAAVLEPSSAQDVLDGIAYARERGWSIVGRGGGSSVAGNAIGDGLVIDTSRYFNRILNIDPEAKTATVEPGVICDQLRDAAAPHGLTYGPDPSTHSRCTIGGMVANNACGSHSVAYGTSADNLVDITLALADGREVTFSADGCDDPTLHDALSDLYTRNQEIIQRELGRFPRQVSGYGLHYLGTDMAKAIAGSEGTLGVITRMTVRLVDKPKYTALAVLSFADVFAAADAAPKLRQPGVATIEGMGGDLLDALRSKNGQEHAGENLPGQPHAGGWLYCETEGDTLEEAIAAAEALTTTVEHTGAVVVSDHAEARALWRIREASAGTVTRLPDGGEAWPNWEDSAVPPENLPSYLRGLYALMDTYGYRGIPFGHFGEGCVHVRISFDFHSTEGITNFNNFMNDAATLVTEHGGSLSGEHGDGRARSSLLHTMYSPEMRAIFEEFKLLFDPQRIMNPGVLVWADAVTDGLRMEPAQRTHEITPVQLFPRDNGSFTDAVNRCVGVSACRSMDGSMCPSFQITHDEIHSTRGRARILSELFRGETITGDDATTALDLCLSCKACASECPVNVDMATYKAEFLNDHYVGRVRPRVHYLMGWLPILSHIAHKLPLVPRITNWALHAPGVSTAVAKLGGVDTGRPLISFAPESLQKWAQKRSGAAGSGASRERIVLWPDSFNNKLNTGPARAAVETLEMLGYEVIIPDGFVCCGLTWHSTGQLAMTRRVLEHSAHVLKPYLDQGLQVVALEPSCTVMLQHDATTQTADPAVRELAEATHTFAEIVAPKLQELVDEGKVRKHSGSILTQVHCHEKSLGDPQQSSLILAALGYDEEQIQTGCCGLAGNWGFEDGHAEMSLELGERELFPRVREHDGPVVADGFSCRTQVEQGTGTQAQHVAEIVRDVLREELG, from the coding sequence ATGAACACCACGCCACACGCAATCCGGGCCAAGCTCCGCAAAGACATGCCAACCCGGGCCGCCTACTCCTCTGACGCATCACTCTTCCGACGCGTCCCGGCGGCAGTACTCGAACCCAGCAGTGCACAAGACGTGCTCGACGGCATCGCCTACGCACGCGAACGCGGCTGGTCCATCGTAGGGCGTGGTGGTGGATCCTCCGTGGCGGGCAACGCCATCGGCGACGGCCTGGTCATCGACACCTCCCGCTACTTCAACCGCATCCTCAACATCGACCCCGAGGCCAAAACGGCCACCGTGGAACCCGGCGTCATCTGCGACCAACTCCGCGACGCCGCCGCGCCCCACGGCCTCACCTACGGCCCCGACCCCTCCACCCACTCCCGCTGCACCATCGGCGGCATGGTGGCCAACAACGCCTGCGGCTCCCACTCGGTCGCCTACGGCACCTCCGCCGACAACCTCGTCGACATCACGCTCGCACTCGCCGACGGCAGGGAAGTCACCTTCAGCGCCGACGGCTGCGACGACCCCACGCTTCACGACGCCCTCTCCGACCTCTACACCCGAAACCAAGAGATCATCCAGCGGGAACTCGGGCGCTTCCCCCGCCAAGTCTCCGGGTACGGACTGCACTACCTGGGCACCGACATGGCCAAAGCCATCGCAGGGTCCGAAGGCACCCTCGGGGTGATTACGCGGATGACCGTGAGGCTCGTCGATAAGCCGAAGTACACCGCACTGGCCGTGCTGTCCTTCGCGGACGTCTTCGCCGCCGCCGACGCCGCCCCCAAACTGCGCCAACCCGGTGTGGCCACCATCGAAGGCATGGGCGGCGACCTCCTCGACGCGCTACGCAGCAAAAACGGGCAAGAACACGCCGGCGAGAACCTCCCCGGCCAACCCCACGCCGGCGGCTGGCTCTACTGCGAAACCGAAGGCGACACCCTCGAAGAAGCCATCGCCGCCGCCGAAGCACTCACCACCACCGTCGAACACACCGGGGCCGTCGTGGTCAGCGACCACGCCGAAGCCCGCGCACTGTGGCGCATCCGCGAAGCCTCCGCAGGCACCGTCACCCGCCTCCCCGACGGCGGCGAAGCCTGGCCCAACTGGGAAGACTCCGCCGTACCACCCGAAAACCTGCCCAGCTACCTGCGCGGACTCTACGCCCTCATGGACACCTACGGCTACCGCGGGATCCCATTCGGCCACTTCGGCGAAGGCTGCGTCCACGTCCGCATCAGTTTTGACTTCCACTCAACAGAGGGCATCACCAACTTCAACAACTTCATGAACGACGCCGCCACACTCGTCACCGAGCATGGCGGGTCCCTGTCCGGCGAACACGGCGACGGCCGCGCACGCTCATCCCTGCTGCACACCATGTACAGCCCCGAAATGCGCGCCATCTTCGAAGAGTTCAAACTGCTCTTCGACCCGCAACGCATCATGAACCCCGGCGTCCTCGTCTGGGCCGACGCCGTCACCGACGGACTGCGCATGGAACCCGCCCAACGCACCCACGAAATCACACCCGTCCAACTCTTCCCGCGCGACAACGGCAGCTTCACCGACGCCGTCAACCGCTGCGTCGGCGTCTCCGCCTGCCGCTCCATGGACGGCTCCATGTGCCCCTCCTTCCAAATCACCCACGACGAAATCCACTCCACCCGCGGCCGCGCCCGCATCCTCTCCGAACTCTTCCGCGGCGAAACCATCACAGGTGACGACGCCACCACCGCCCTCGACCTGTGCCTCTCCTGCAAAGCGTGCGCATCCGAGTGCCCCGTCAACGTTGATATGGCCACCTACAAAGCAGAGTTCCTCAACGACCACTACGTCGGACGCGTCCGCCCACGCGTCCACTACCTCATGGGCTGGCTGCCAATCCTCAGCCACATCGCCCACAAACTCCCGCTCGTGCCACGCATCACCAACTGGGCCCTCCACGCCCCCGGCGTATCGACGGCCGTCGCGAAACTCGGCGGCGTCGACACCGGGCGGCCGCTCATCAGCTTCGCACCCGAGTCGCTGCAGAAGTGGGCGCAGAAGCGTTCGGGGGCTGCTGGTTCGGGAGCTTCGCGTGAGCGGATTGTGCTGTGGCCAGACAGCTTCAACAACAAACTCAACACCGGCCCGGCGCGAGCGGCCGTCGAAACGCTGGAGATGCTCGGCTACGAGGTCATCATCCCCGACGGCTTCGTCTGCTGCGGCCTGACCTGGCACTCCACCGGCCAACTCGCGATGACGCGGCGCGTGCTCGAACACTCCGCGCATGTGCTCAAGCCGTACCTCGACCAAGGGCTGCAGGTTGTCGCGCTGGAACCGTCGTGCACCGTCATGCTGCAACACGACGCCACCACCCAAACCGCCGACCCCGCCGTACGCGAACTCGCCGAAGCCACCCACACCTTCGCCGAAATCGTGGCGCCGAAACTCCAGGAGCTCGTCGACGAAGGCAAAGTGCGCAAGCACAGCGGCAGCATCCTCACCCAGGTCCACTGCCACGAGAAATCACTCGGCGACCCACAGCAGTCCTCCCTGATCCTGGCGGCGCTCGGCTACGACGAGGAACAGATCCAAACCGGGTGCTGCGGCCTCGCCGGCAACTGGGGCTTCGAAGACGGTCACGCCGAAATGTCCCTCGAACTGGGCGAACGCGAACTGTTCCCGCGCGTGAGGGAACACGACGGGCCCGTCGTCGCCGACGGCTTCTCCTGCCGCACCCAAGTCGAGCAGGGCACCGGCACCCAGGCGCAGCACGTCGCCGAAATCGTGCGCGATGTGCTGCGGGAGGAGCTCGGGTAG
- a CDS encoding nitroreductase family protein yields the protein MNHTIEHQLQHRTIREFERRGVDKEVLDQLFEVAMRTASSRGLQQASIIHVTDRDLQRRLAEIGQQEYVGRAPVYLLFIVDTARNAALLEDPSAAGHTRPFVEGFTDACLMAQNVVNAAESLGMGANYLGNIHNDLQAVVDLLELPRFTFPVVGLTLGWPAQDPQLKPRIPARLRVMENTYQAPASWEEALASYDKEMTTYYDLRDKNRRSDNFFRQVRAGLPTHAMPQDGSLDVARRQGFEI from the coding sequence ATGAACCACACCATCGAACACCAGCTACAACACAGGACGATCCGCGAATTTGAGCGGAGGGGCGTCGATAAGGAGGTGCTGGACCAGCTCTTCGAAGTCGCGATGCGCACAGCGAGCTCGCGCGGCCTGCAGCAAGCCAGCATCATCCACGTCACCGACCGCGATCTTCAACGGCGGTTGGCCGAGATCGGGCAGCAGGAATACGTCGGGCGCGCGCCCGTCTACCTGCTGTTCATCGTGGACACCGCGCGCAACGCCGCACTCTTGGAGGACCCCTCAGCCGCCGGGCACACCCGCCCCTTCGTCGAAGGATTTACCGACGCCTGCCTCATGGCCCAAAACGTAGTCAACGCGGCGGAATCACTCGGGATGGGAGCCAACTACCTCGGCAACATCCACAACGACCTCCAAGCCGTCGTTGACCTGCTGGAACTGCCACGCTTTACCTTCCCGGTCGTCGGGCTGACCCTGGGGTGGCCCGCCCAAGACCCACAACTCAAACCACGCATCCCGGCGCGGCTTCGCGTCATGGAAAACACCTACCAGGCCCCCGCGAGCTGGGAGGAGGCGCTGGCTTCATATGACAAGGAGATGACCACCTACTACGACCTCCGCGACAAAAATCGCAGGTCAGACAACTTCTTCCGCCAAGTCCGCGCAGGGTTGCCGACGCACGCCATGCCGCAGGACGGGTCCCTCGATGTCGCGCGGCGGCAGGGGTTCGAGATCTAG
- a CDS encoding AAA family ATPase gives MLTHFEVDGFKNLRNLAIDLGPYTCVAGANAIGKSNLFDALQFLALTGSQTLNEAAIKIRGNGGDVRDIFAPGGKMSFAAEMITEKEFEDSFGKSITADQTYLRYEVDFELRDVTVGNNRNVSSIVVTREELKPLTKADAREKLGWAKKSFVESAIVGGRRKAFIETSEQERQIHVRHGSQGRPSLVSLSGDAPARTALSVYGQQDQYPVIMAARRELDAWMYLSLEPSAMRAPSEALAPDFISAKGGNLPKTLDRLVGQSPDHDVLAELADIVGDLVDVRSVTVDFDEARQVFTLQAQVGNGGVVSARSLSDGTLRFLVLGTILLDSEGSRLICFEEPENGIHPLKIQAMYWLLHDLSVDPEEAIGAENPLRQVIVNTHSPAFLALHKDNFDELLLGSKDPINGSLVLTPVVAEGSWRKSKVKASAANVEELLRESFPELSFRELFVADDEGDR, from the coding sequence ATGCTTACCCACTTTGAAGTTGATGGGTTTAAGAACCTGCGCAACCTAGCTATCGACCTCGGCCCTTACACGTGTGTCGCCGGGGCGAATGCGATTGGTAAATCTAATCTTTTCGACGCCCTCCAGTTCCTAGCGCTCACTGGGTCGCAGACGTTGAATGAGGCTGCCATCAAGATCCGGGGCAATGGGGGCGATGTTCGCGATATTTTCGCGCCGGGTGGCAAGATGTCGTTTGCTGCGGAGATGATTACGGAGAAGGAGTTTGAGGATTCCTTCGGCAAGTCGATTACTGCTGATCAGACGTATCTCCGGTATGAGGTTGATTTTGAGCTGCGGGACGTGACTGTTGGCAACAATAGGAACGTTTCCAGCATTGTTGTCACCCGTGAGGAGCTAAAACCGCTTACGAAGGCGGATGCTCGAGAGAAGCTGGGTTGGGCAAAGAAAAGCTTTGTTGAGTCTGCGATCGTGGGCGGACGTCGAAAAGCGTTTATTGAGACGAGTGAGCAGGAACGACAAATCCATGTGCGGCATGGAAGTCAGGGAAGGCCGTCGTTGGTGTCGCTGAGCGGGGATGCGCCGGCCCGTACTGCGCTGTCGGTGTATGGGCAGCAGGACCAGTATCCGGTGATTATGGCGGCGCGCCGGGAGCTGGATGCGTGGATGTACCTTTCCCTTGAGCCGAGCGCCATGCGCGCGCCGAGCGAGGCGTTGGCTCCCGACTTTATTAGTGCGAAAGGCGGGAACCTGCCGAAGACGTTGGATCGTCTTGTGGGGCAGTCGCCGGATCATGATGTGCTTGCGGAGCTTGCTGACATCGTCGGAGATCTTGTCGATGTACGCAGCGTTACGGTGGACTTTGACGAGGCACGCCAGGTGTTTACGCTGCAGGCGCAGGTCGGTAATGGCGGTGTGGTGTCTGCCCGTTCTCTTTCCGACGGGACGTTGAGGTTCCTAGTCCTGGGGACGATCCTGCTGGACTCAGAGGGCAGTCGCCTGATCTGCTTCGAAGAGCCCGAGAACGGCATTCACCCGTTAAAGATCCAGGCGATGTATTGGCTGTTGCACGATTTGAGCGTGGACCCTGAGGAAGCAATTGGGGCGGAGAATCCGCTTCGTCAGGTCATCGTGAATACCCATTCACCAGCATTTTTAGCGCTGCACAAAGACAATTTCGATGAGCTACTGCTGGGGTCGAAGGATCCGATAAATGGCTCGCTGGTCCTCACCCCGGTGGTGGCGGAGGGGAGCTGGAGGAAGTCGAAGGTGAAGGCTTCGGCTGCGAACGTTGAGGAGCTTCTTCGCGAGTCGTTCCCGGAGCTCAGCTTCCGTGAGCTCTTTGTGGCAGACGATGAGGGGGATCGATGA
- the gluA gene encoding glutamate ABC transporter ATP-binding protein GluA — MIDLAGVQKHFGDYHALRDINLTVPKGQVVVVLGPSGSGKSTLCRTINRLETIDEGTITIDGVPLPEEGKALAKLRADVGMVFQSFNLFPHLTIKDNVTLGPLKVRKQGKGDVEKRAIELLDRVGIANQADKYPAQLSGGQQQRVAIARALAMSPKVMLFDEPTSALDPEMVNEVLDVMANLANEGMTMLVVTHEMGFARRVADRIIFMADGAIIEDATPEEFFTNPKTDRAKDFLAKILAH; from the coding sequence ATGATTGACCTAGCGGGCGTACAGAAGCACTTCGGCGACTACCACGCGCTCCGAGACATCAACCTTACTGTGCCGAAAGGCCAGGTAGTGGTGGTGCTCGGGCCGTCGGGGTCGGGGAAGTCGACGCTGTGCCGCACGATCAACAGGCTCGAAACGATTGACGAAGGCACCATCACCATCGACGGAGTCCCGCTGCCAGAGGAGGGCAAGGCCCTTGCGAAGTTGCGGGCGGACGTCGGGATGGTGTTCCAGTCCTTCAACTTGTTCCCGCACCTGACCATCAAGGACAACGTGACGCTTGGTCCGTTGAAGGTGCGGAAGCAGGGGAAGGGGGACGTCGAGAAGCGGGCGATTGAGCTGCTGGACCGCGTGGGCATCGCGAATCAGGCGGACAAGTACCCGGCGCAACTGTCGGGTGGGCAGCAGCAGCGCGTCGCGATTGCGCGGGCGCTCGCCATGTCACCCAAAGTCATGCTTTTCGACGAGCCCACCTCCGCCCTCGACCCCGAAATGGTCAATGAAGTGCTTGATGTCATGGCCAACCTCGCCAACGAGGGGATGACGATGCTCGTGGTCACACACGAAATGGGCTTCGCCCGGCGCGTCGCCGACCGCATCATCTTCATGGCAGACGGCGCGATCATCGAAGACGCCACACCCGAAGAGTTCTTCACCAACCCGAAGACCGACAGGGCGAAAGACTTCCTGGCCAAAATCCTGGCCCACTAA
- a CDS encoding glutamate ABC transporter substrate-binding protein produces the protein MNIRYAALTAALSAAAATLVACGGGAGEGTDLLGQIESGQVTLGTKYDQPGLGLRNPDGTMSGLDVDVATYVVNHIAKANGWAEPTITWRESPSAQRETLIQNGEVGAIAATYSINKGRSESVNFGGPYLVTHQALLVSNDNTDIKGLEDLDGKILCSVTGSTPAQKVKDALPGVQLQEYDTYSSCVEALRQGNIDAMTTDATILLGYSAQTPGDFKVVEMTKDGKPFTDEYYGIGLAKGDTAGTDAINNALKELQTSGEFDALVDKNLGGDDAVDAGTPGDLSFIEQ, from the coding sequence ATGAACATCCGTTACGCCGCACTCACCGCCGCGCTCTCCGCTGCTGCCGCAACCCTCGTCGCCTGTGGCGGCGGTGCCGGCGAAGGCACCGACCTCCTCGGCCAGATCGAATCCGGCCAGGTCACCCTGGGCACCAAGTACGACCAGCCGGGCCTCGGCCTGCGCAACCCGGACGGCACCATGTCCGGCCTCGACGTCGACGTGGCGACCTACGTGGTCAACCACATCGCGAAGGCGAACGGCTGGGCAGAACCGACCATCACCTGGCGCGAAAGTCCATCCGCACAGCGCGAAACCCTCATCCAGAACGGCGAGGTAGGCGCCATCGCGGCGACCTACTCCATCAACAAGGGCCGCTCCGAATCCGTCAACTTCGGCGGGCCATACCTGGTCACCCACCAGGCGCTCCTCGTCAGCAACGACAACACCGACATCAAGGGCCTCGAAGACCTCGACGGCAAGATCCTCTGCTCCGTCACCGGCTCCACCCCAGCCCAGAAAGTCAAGGACGCCTTGCCAGGCGTGCAGCTCCAGGAGTACGACACCTACTCCTCCTGCGTTGAAGCACTCCGCCAAGGCAACATCGACGCCATGACCACCGACGCCACCATCCTGCTCGGCTACTCCGCCCAAACCCCAGGCGACTTCAAGGTCGTCGAAATGACCAAGGACGGCAAGCCATTCACCGACGAGTACTACGGCATCGGCCTGGCAAAGGGCGACACCGCAGGCACCGACGCCATCAACAACGCACTCAAGGAACTGCAAACGTCCGGAGAGTTCGACGCCCTCGTCGATAAGAACCTTGGCGGCGACGACGCAGTCGACGCCGGCACCCCTGGCGACCTCTCCTTCATCGAACAGTAA
- the gluC gene encoding glutamate ABC transporter permease GluC → MSTLWSDLGPQLWAAFWLTIKLTIYSAIGSMIVGTILTAMRVAPIPVLRAMSTFYINVVRNTPLTLIIIFCSFGLYQNLGITLADKESATFLVDNNFRLAVLGFIIYTSAFVAESLRSGINTVHFGQAEAARSLGLSFGQTFSNIIFPQAVRAAIVPLGNTLIALTKNTTIASAIGVAEASLLMKSTIENHANMLFPIFGIFALGFIILTLPTGLALGALSERMAVKK, encoded by the coding sequence ATGTCCACACTCTGGTCCGACCTGGGCCCGCAGCTCTGGGCAGCCTTCTGGCTGACCATCAAGCTCACCATCTACTCAGCAATCGGCTCCATGATCGTGGGCACGATCCTCACCGCGATGCGAGTCGCACCCATCCCCGTGCTGCGCGCGATGTCGACGTTCTACATCAACGTCGTGCGCAACACACCGCTGACCCTCATCATCATCTTCTGCTCCTTCGGGCTCTACCAAAACCTCGGCATCACCCTCGCCGATAAAGAGTCCGCGACGTTCCTGGTAGACAACAACTTCCGCCTCGCCGTGCTCGGATTCATCATCTACACCTCGGCGTTCGTCGCGGAATCGCTGCGCTCCGGCATCAACACCGTCCACTTCGGGCAAGCCGAAGCCGCCCGATCCCTCGGCCTCAGCTTCGGCCAAACATTCAGCAACATCATCTTCCCCCAAGCCGTCCGCGCAGCCATCGTGCCACTCGGCAACACGCTCATCGCGCTGACGAAAAACACCACCATCGCATCCGCAATCGGTGTCGCCGAAGCATCCCTCCTGATGAAATCCACCATCGAAAACCACGCCAACATGCTCTTCCCCATCTTCGGGATCTTCGCACTCGGCTTCATCATCCTCACCCTGCCAACCGGCCTCGCCCTTGGCGCCCTCTCCGAACGCATGGCGGTGAAAAAATAA
- a CDS encoding amino acid ABC transporter permease: MSVRATVLYDVPGPNGRRTNRILTGISLAVCLGIAAWVFWKLQANGQLAAGKWTPFLNSQTWTTYILPGLMGTLKAAVASILLALAVGILLGLGRLSRNKALRWVCGVIVEIFRAIPVLLLMIFAYQLFAIYHLAPPKHLAFAAVVFGLTMYNGSVIAEILRSGIKSLPKGQTEAAEALGLTYPQTMRTILLPQAIAAMLPALIAQMIIALKDSALGYQIGYVEVVRSGIQSASANQNFLASLAVVAIIMILINWGLTVLAQRVERQLRAGRARRNIFAKVPELADQGLDTKDNVNVDWHDPDYVEIRNPDE; the protein is encoded by the coding sequence ATGAGCGTCCGCGCAACAGTACTTTACGACGTCCCCGGCCCCAACGGCCGCCGCACCAACCGCATCCTCACCGGCATCAGCCTCGCCGTCTGCCTCGGCATTGCCGCATGGGTCTTCTGGAAACTGCAGGCCAACGGACAACTAGCCGCCGGGAAATGGACCCCGTTCCTCAACTCCCAAACCTGGACCACCTACATCCTCCCCGGCCTCATGGGCACCCTCAAAGCAGCAGTGGCATCCATCCTGCTCGCGCTGGCCGTCGGCATCCTCCTCGGCCTAGGCAGGCTCTCCCGGAATAAGGCTTTGCGCTGGGTGTGCGGCGTCATCGTCGAGATCTTCCGAGCCATCCCAGTGCTCCTCCTCATGATCTTCGCCTACCAACTCTTCGCCATCTACCACCTCGCCCCACCAAAGCACCTGGCGTTCGCAGCCGTCGTCTTCGGGCTCACCATGTACAACGGGTCCGTCATCGCCGAAATCCTCCGCTCCGGCATCAAAAGCCTCCCCAAAGGCCAAACCGAAGCCGCCGAAGCACTCGGCTTGACCTACCCGCAAACCATGCGGACCATCCTGCTACCCCAAGCCATCGCAGCCATGCTGCCAGCCCTGATCGCCCAAATGATCATCGCGCTCAAGGACTCCGCACTCGGCTACCAAATCGGCTACGTCGAAGTGGTCCGCTCCGGCATCCAAAGCGCATCCGCCAACCAGAACTTCCTCGCCTCGCTGGCCGTCGTGGCCATCATCATGATCCTCATCAACTGGGGACTCACCGTCCTCGCCCAACGAGTCGAACGCCAACTGCGCGCCGGCCGCGCCCGCCGCAACATCTTCGCCAAGGTGCCCGAACTCGCCGACCAGGGGTTGGACACCAAGGACAACGTCAACGTCGACTGGCACGACCCCGACTACGTGGAGATCCGGAACCCGGACGAATAG
- a CDS encoding ADP-ribosylglycohydrolase family protein has protein sequence MDQSLRARARGAMYGQIIGDNLGAIVEFSSPAQIRSRFPDGVRELTGGGPFNVAPGQATDDSELALALARSMVRCGGYEEKDVFESYVRWAASFPPDIGNTCAAALRPPFAPNSASKSNGALMRVSPIAIAYAHDPQLAGDHARTDARLTHPNEYPVAINGMYCEALARTISGEDPREALLAAAGDEASTIREFMQYLPVDVYSHRMGYVQFAWNIVCYFVANGTSFEEDLVAIVGMGGDTDTNAAIAGAFLGAVYGEEGIPRRWRHIIDAYSTHKANRPEEFSVEGALDLVDALLS, from the coding sequence ATGGATCAGTCATTACGCGCGCGGGCCCGCGGCGCTATGTACGGCCAGATCATTGGCGATAACCTCGGCGCGATCGTCGAGTTCTCTTCCCCCGCGCAGATTCGCTCCCGGTTCCCGGATGGCGTTCGCGAACTCACTGGTGGCGGCCCGTTCAATGTCGCGCCGGGCCAGGCCACCGACGATTCCGAGCTGGCGCTGGCGCTTGCCCGCAGCATGGTGCGCTGCGGCGGGTACGAAGAAAAGGACGTGTTCGAGTCGTATGTGCGGTGGGCGGCGTCGTTCCCGCCGGATATCGGTAATACGTGTGCGGCTGCGCTTCGGCCACCGTTTGCGCCGAACTCAGCTAGCAAGTCGAATGGTGCGTTGATGCGGGTCAGCCCGATCGCCATCGCGTACGCGCACGACCCGCAGCTCGCCGGCGACCACGCCCGCACCGACGCCCGCCTCACTCACCCCAACGAGTACCCGGTGGCCATCAACGGTATGTATTGTGAGGCGCTCGCCCGCACGATCAGTGGTGAGGATCCTCGTGAGGCGCTGCTCGCGGCGGCTGGGGATGAGGCGTCGACAATTAGGGAGTTCATGCAGTACCTTCCCGTGGATGTTTATAGCCATCGCATGGGGTACGTGCAGTTCGCTTGGAATATTGTGTGCTATTTCGTCGCGAACGGTACCTCTTTCGAGGAGGACCTCGTCGCGATTGTCGGGATGGGCGGCGACACGGACACAAACGCCGCGATCGCCGGCGCGTTCTTGGGCGCGGTGTACGGGGAGGAGGGGATTCCTCGCAGGTGGCGCCACATTATCGACGCCTACTCCACCCACAAAGCGAACCGCCCCGAGGAGTTCTCCGTCGAGGGCGCCCTCGACCTGGTGGACGCCCTCCTCTCCTAG